A part of Dehalogenimonas sp. W genomic DNA contains:
- the rplV gene encoding 50S ribosomal protein L22 produces MQVKAISKNTGVSPRKVRLYVDLVRGKGVAEALSILRFMPSPTAGLVAKTVKSAASSAENNYQMEPNELKIVQIYADGAPMMKRHRPRSRGRVSPILKRSSHLTVIVADQEG; encoded by the coding sequence ATGCAAGTTAAGGCAATATCTAAAAACACAGGGGTATCCCCAAGAAAGGTCAGGCTCTACGTTGACCTGGTCAGGGGCAAAGGCGTGGCTGAGGCGCTGTCCATTCTGCGTTTCATGCCGTCTCCCACCGCCGGGCTGGTCGCAAAGACTGTGAAGTCCGCGGCATCCAGTGCCGAGAACAATTACCAGATGGAACCTAACGAATTAAAAATAGTACAAATCTACGCTGACGGGGCGCCAATGATGAAACGGCACCGGCCGCGATCGCGCGGACGGGTATCGCCGATTCTCAAACGGTCAAGTCATCTAACCGTCATCGTAGCGGACCAGGAGGGTTAA
- a CDS encoding 50S ribosomal protein L23, producing the protein MQIFEVLRRPLITEKSARLQDNGVYVFEVAEGSTKPQIKAAVQAAFKVEVTAVNVVRVKGKMKRMGRGYHMTPDWKKAMVTLKPGDKIELFEGV; encoded by the coding sequence ATGCAGATATTTGAAGTTTTACGCCGCCCGTTGATTACGGAGAAAAGTGCCCGGTTGCAGGACAACGGAGTTTATGTTTTTGAAGTAGCCGAAGGTTCAACCAAACCCCAGATCAAGGCTGCCGTTCAGGCTGCTTTCAAGGTTGAAGTGACTGCGGTGAATGTTGTCCGGGTCAAGGGCAAAATGAAGCGCATGGGTCGGGGATACCACATGACGCCTGACTGGAAGAAGGCGATGGTTACCTTGAAGCCCGGCGATAAGATTGAGTTGTTCGAAGGGGTCTAA
- the rpmC gene encoding 50S ribosomal protein L29 has protein sequence MKIEEIRALSGEEIKKQLDSVYRELLEVRFKLATKQLQNNRELPNLKKDIARFKTVLRERTLGIR, from the coding sequence ATGAAAATTGAAGAAATAAGAGCGCTGTCCGGTGAAGAGATTAAGAAACAATTGGATAGTGTGTACCGTGAGTTACTGGAAGTACGGTTTAAGCTGGCAACCAAGCAGTTACAGAATAACCGGGAATTGCCTAATCTTAAAAAGGATATTGCCAGGTTCAAAACGGTGCTTCGTGAACGTACCCTGGGTATAAGGTAG
- the rpsH gene encoding 30S ribosomal protein S8 has product MTDPIADMLTRIRNASMAGHDSTLVPESRVKQNIAKLLKQEGFISGFELIGDKPKRHIKVALRYDEKGVPMVNGLERISKPGLRVYVQRGEIPRVYGGLGITVLSTSRGVMTGYQAWRQGVGGELLLKVW; this is encoded by the coding sequence ATGACTGATCCGATTGCCGATATGCTAACCCGGATCCGCAACGCCTCAATGGCAGGACATGACAGCACTCTGGTTCCGGAGTCGCGGGTGAAACAAAATATTGCCAAGTTGTTGAAGCAGGAAGGATTTATCTCCGGCTTTGAGCTGATTGGTGATAAACCCAAACGCCATATCAAAGTAGCCTTACGCTACGATGAAAAAGGCGTGCCCATGGTCAATGGTCTGGAGCGGATCTCCAAGCCGGGATTGAGGGTCTATGTTCAGCGCGGGGAGATTCCCCGTGTTTACGGCGGGTTGGGCATTACTGTTCTGTCCACTTCCCGCGGGGTAATGACCGGCTACCAGGCCTGGCGGCAGGGCGTCGGTGGTGAACTGCTTTTGAAAGTCTGGTAA
- the rplB gene encoding 50S ribosomal protein L2, translating into MALKQYKPTSAGRRHQTGSDFSDITKSRPEKALILSVKNNAGRNAQGKMTVRHRGGGAKKLIRIIDFKRDKLGVPGRVAAIEYDPNRSARIALIFYVDGEKRYILAPQGLKVDDMIVAAPDAELKVGNALPLGSMPSGTVIHNIELEPGRGAKMVRSAGAGAQLMAKEGDFALIRLPSGEMRRVRIGAYATVGQVGNEEHQTLSIGKAGRKRHMGWRPTVRGSAMNPVDHPHGGGEGRSPIGMPGPKTPWGKPALGYKTRNKTKASNKLIVKRRR; encoded by the coding sequence ATGGCACTTAAGCAGTATAAACCAACATCGGCAGGCCGTCGTCATCAGACCGGCTCTGATTTCTCGGACATTACCAAGAGTCGTCCAGAGAAAGCGCTGATTCTAAGCGTTAAGAATAATGCAGGGCGCAATGCTCAGGGCAAGATGACGGTGCGTCATCGCGGCGGCGGTGCCAAGAAGCTTATTCGTATCATTGATTTTAAGCGTGATAAGCTAGGCGTGCCCGGACGGGTGGCCGCTATTGAGTATGATCCGAATCGCTCGGCCCGTATTGCGCTCATATTTTACGTTGACGGCGAAAAACGTTATATCCTGGCCCCCCAGGGGCTTAAGGTTGATGACATGATTGTCGCCGCCCCCGATGCTGAGCTTAAAGTAGGCAACGCACTGCCTCTTGGTTCCATGCCCAGTGGTACCGTTATTCATAATATTGAACTGGAACCAGGCCGGGGTGCTAAAATGGTTCGTTCCGCCGGTGCCGGGGCGCAGTTGATGGCCAAAGAAGGCGATTTTGCCTTAATCCGTTTGCCCTCCGGTGAGATGCGCCGAGTCCGGATCGGTGCCTATGCCACCGTGGGTCAGGTCGGCAATGAGGAACATCAGACGCTGTCTATCGGTAAGGCCGGTCGCAAGCGTCATATGGGTTGGAGACCAACGGTTAGAGGCTCCGCCATGAATCCCGTTGATCATCCGCACGGTGGTGGTGAAGGTCGGTCGCCGATCGGTATGCCCGGACCTAAGACACCCTGGGGTAAACCGGCTTTGGGTTACAAGACAAGGAATAAAACCAAGGCTTCCAATAAGCTTATCGTCAAACGTCGGAGGTAA
- the rpsQ gene encoding 30S ribosomal protein S17 — translation MEEIRKIKKTIGQVVSDKMDKTIVVAVETRRQHPIYKKSYKVVKNYKVHDEKGEAHYGDKVEIIPTRPLSKTKHWRLGQILTRGEVAESAELKEIT, via the coding sequence ATGGAAGAGATTCGCAAGATTAAAAAGACCATCGGCCAGGTGGTCTCCGACAAAATGGACAAGACCATCGTGGTGGCTGTGGAGACCCGGCGCCAGCACCCGATTTATAAAAAGTCCTATAAGGTCGTCAAGAATTATAAAGTTCACGACGAAAAGGGCGAAGCGCACTACGGCGATAAAGTGGAGATTATTCCCACCCGTCCATTGTCCAAAACCAAACATTGGCGCCTGGGTCAGATTCTCACCAGGGGTGAAGTAGCCGAGTCGGCGGAATTGAAGGAGATAACCTAA
- the rplX gene encoding 50S ribosomal protein L24, which translates to MKIKKDDNVLVIAGKDRGKSGKVRQVAAEDRLLVEGVNMVKKHARPRAQARQAGIIEREAPLHVSNVMVLCNKCSKPARLGSRVLADGKKVRFCKSCGEVID; encoded by the coding sequence ATGAAAATTAAAAAAGATGACAATGTGCTGGTTATCGCCGGCAAAGACCGCGGTAAAAGCGGTAAAGTACGCCAGGTGGCAGCCGAGGATCGGTTGCTGGTTGAAGGCGTGAATATGGTTAAGAAACACGCGCGGCCCCGTGCTCAGGCACGGCAGGCGGGTATTATTGAACGGGAAGCCCCGCTTCATGTTTCCAACGTGATGGTGCTTTGCAATAAGTGCAGCAAACCAGCCCGTTTGGGCAGCCGTGTATTGGCCGATGGGAAGAAAGTGCGTTTTTGTAAATCCTGTGGCGAGGTAATTGACTAA
- the rplC gene encoding 50S ribosomal protein L3, with translation MINGIIGKKLGMTQIYSAGGKVEPVTVLQVGPCTVVQVKTPERDGYTAAQLGFGESKNLTKAEKGHVKDMGNFRHLREFRLDDLDGVEVGNQVDVSLFADGELIDVTGVSKGRGFAGTVKRHGFAGGPKTHGQSDRHRAPGSIGATTTPGRVFKGTRMAGHMGHEQVTVSGLKVIKTDVEKNLLLVRGAVPGAKNGLILIKKSKKSK, from the coding sequence ATGATAAACGGGATTATCGGAAAGAAACTGGGGATGACCCAGATCTATAGCGCCGGGGGTAAAGTTGAACCGGTCACGGTCCTGCAGGTAGGTCCCTGCACCGTGGTTCAGGTTAAAACGCCCGAGCGTGATGGATACACTGCTGCCCAATTGGGTTTTGGTGAATCCAAAAATCTGACTAAAGCCGAAAAAGGTCATGTTAAGGATATGGGTAATTTTCGCCACCTGCGCGAATTCCGGCTGGATGATCTTGATGGAGTTGAGGTCGGCAATCAGGTTGATGTTAGTCTGTTCGCTGATGGAGAACTGATTGATGTGACCGGAGTGAGCAAAGGCCGGGGTTTTGCCGGCACGGTCAAGCGGCATGGTTTTGCCGGTGGACCCAAGACTCATGGCCAGAGTGACCGGCATCGGGCTCCTGGTTCCATTGGTGCTACCACTACCCCCGGTCGGGTTTTTAAAGGCACCCGGATGGCCGGCCATATGGGACACGAACAGGTCACTGTCAGCGGGTTGAAAGTTATTAAAACCGACGTGGAAAAAAACCTTCTGCTGGTGCGGGGCGCTGTGCCCGGTGCCAAGAATGGTTTGATACTGATTAAAAAGTCGAAGAAGAGCAAATAA
- the rplP gene encoding 50S ribosomal protein L16, with product MQQPKRVKFRKSHKGHRHGEAQSGNKLDFGDFGMQATSTAWVTSRQIESARRAMTRYIKRGGKVWIRIFPDHPVTKKPAETRMGSGKGSPDHWVAVVKRGRMMFEMGGVGEDVAREAMRLASHKLPLQTKFVVKEAEAVAAEENV from the coding sequence ATGCAGCAACCAAAACGTGTAAAATTTCGTAAAAGTCATAAAGGCCACCGTCACGGCGAGGCTCAGTCCGGTAACAAACTGGATTTTGGCGATTTCGGCATGCAGGCCACTTCTACCGCCTGGGTCACGTCCCGGCAGATAGAATCCGCCCGGCGCGCCATGACCCGCTATATCAAACGCGGTGGTAAGGTCTGGATTCGGATTTTTCCGGATCATCCGGTAACCAAAAAGCCGGCTGAAACCCGGATGGGTTCCGGTAAGGGGTCCCCGGACCATTGGGTGGCTGTCGTCAAACGGGGTCGCATGATGTTTGAAATGGGTGGTGTGGGTGAGGATGTCGCTCGCGAGGCGATGCGCCTGGCCTCCCATAAACTGCCGCTGCAGACCAAGTTTGTGGTTAAGGAAGCGGAAGCTGTTGCGGCCGAGGAGAATGTTTAA
- the rpsS gene encoding 30S ribosomal protein S19, which yields MSRSVKKGPAVHPKLMKKVDEANRAGKKVMIKTWARWSTILPEMVGLNFGVHDGRRHVTVFVTENMVGHKLGEFAPTRTYRGHAGKSEVKAKGKK from the coding sequence ATGTCACGTTCTGTTAAAAAGGGGCCGGCAGTTCACCCCAAGCTGATGAAGAAGGTTGATGAAGCCAACCGCGCCGGAAAAAAGGTGATGATTAAAACCTGGGCCAGGTGGTCAACTATTTTGCCGGAGATGGTAGGGCTCAACTTCGGGGTACATGACGGAAGGCGCCATGTGACGGTATTCGTTACTGAAAATATGGTTGGTCATAAGCTGGGCGAATTCGCACCGACACGTACCTACCGCGGTCATGCCGGTAAATCCGAGGTCAAGGCCAAGGGCAAGAAATAA
- a CDS encoding type Z 30S ribosomal protein S14, with amino-acid sequence MAKTSKIVKALRAPKYPVQQHNRCLKCGRPRAYMRQFGICRICFRELALQGNIPGVRKSSW; translated from the coding sequence ATGGCAAAAACATCTAAAATCGTTAAGGCGCTCCGGGCGCCGAAGTACCCGGTGCAGCAACATAATCGTTGTTTGAAGTGCGGACGGCCGCGGGCTTATATGAGGCAATTCGGTATTTGCCGCATATGTTTCCGGGAATTGGCGCTTCAGGGTAATATTCCCGGTGTCAGGAAGTCGAGCTGGTAA
- the rplN gene encoding 50S ribosomal protein L14: protein MIQAYTRLKAADNTGVKSLMCINVLGGSRKLRGRIGDVIVCSVKRAAPDSGIKEGSVVKAVIVRQVAPLRRQDGSYIKFDENAAVVINDKNEPRGTRIFGPVARELRDKKFLKIVSLAPEVL, encoded by the coding sequence ATGATTCAGGCTTACACTCGTTTAAAGGCTGCTGATAATACCGGCGTCAAATCACTGATGTGCATCAATGTTTTAGGCGGCTCCCGTAAATTACGCGGTCGCATCGGAGATGTTATTGTGTGCTCGGTGAAACGCGCTGCGCCGGATTCCGGCATTAAGGAAGGCAGTGTAGTTAAAGCCGTCATCGTGCGGCAGGTAGCTCCGCTGCGGCGGCAAGATGGGTCCTACATTAAATTTGATGAGAATGCCGCTGTGGTCATCAATGACAAGAATGAACCTCGCGGAACCCGTATTTTCGGCCCGGTGGCCCGGGAACTGCGGGACAAAAAATTCTTAAAAATTGTATCGCTGGCGCCCGAGGTACTGTGA
- the rplD gene encoding 50S ribosomal protein L4 yields MEIPVYNTSGQVVKNITISEALFGVPMNDAVVHQAMVAQAANGRQGTSSTKTRSEVAGSTRKIFRQKGTGEARAGSRNSGLRPGGGVIFGPKPRDYSKGLPKKMRQLAIRCLLSDKVSNGGLKVVESFSFEAPRTRDMVAVLKALEIGSSTIIATAGVDSAVVMSARNLPKVKTTPANQLNVVDLLKYDQLLLTEQALEVIQQVWGTEAA; encoded by the coding sequence ATGGAAATACCTGTCTATAACACAAGCGGCCAGGTGGTCAAGAACATTACCATCAGCGAAGCCCTGTTCGGGGTGCCGATGAACGACGCCGTGGTGCATCAGGCGATGGTTGCTCAGGCGGCCAATGGCCGTCAGGGCACTTCCAGCACCAAGACCCGGTCAGAAGTAGCCGGCAGCACCCGCAAGATTTTTCGTCAGAAGGGCACCGGCGAAGCCCGGGCCGGCTCACGGAACAGTGGCCTCAGGCCGGGTGGAGGCGTGATTTTTGGACCCAAGCCCCGGGATTATTCCAAGGGACTGCCCAAGAAGATGCGTCAGCTGGCTATCCGGTGTCTGTTGTCGGACAAAGTCAGCAATGGTGGTTTGAAAGTGGTTGAAAGCTTCAGCTTTGAAGCTCCGCGCACCCGGGATATGGTTGCCGTACTTAAGGCGCTGGAGATAGGTTCTTCAACTATTATTGCTACGGCGGGGGTGGATTCTGCGGTTGTAATGTCCGCCCGTAATCTGCCGAAGGTAAAGACCACTCCGGCCAACCAACTTAATGTGGTTGATTTATTAAAATATGACCAGCTCCTGTTGACGGAGCAGGCTCTCGAAGTTATCCAGCAGGTTTGGGGTACCGAGGCCGCTTAA
- the rpsJ gene encoding 30S ribosomal protein S10 has product MGKQKIRIKLKGFDHKILDQSAMQIVEALERTGAVISGPVPLPTHIKKYSVIRASFIDKDSQEQFEVRTHRRLIDIVETTSKTIDSLTSLNMPAGVDIDIKL; this is encoded by the coding sequence ATGGGAAAACAAAAAATTCGGATCAAGCTCAAGGGGTTTGACCACAAGATTCTGGACCAGTCGGCGATGCAGATCGTTGAAGCCTTGGAACGCACCGGCGCCGTTATTTCCGGCCCGGTACCGTTGCCTACTCATATCAAGAAGTACAGTGTGATTCGCGCCTCTTTCATTGATAAGGACTCTCAGGAGCAGTTTGAGGTCAGAACACACCGGCGGCTCATTGATATTGTGGAGACCACCTCCAAGACTATTGACTCGCTTACCAGCCTGAATATGCCGGCTGGTGTTGACATTGATATTAAGCTATAG
- the fusA gene encoding elongation factor G, giving the protein MSQDRTFQLDKIRNIGIIAHIDAGKTTTTERVLFYTGRTHKIGNIDDGNTVMDWMQQERERGITITSAATAAHWRDYRINIIDTPGHVDFTAEVERSLRVLDGGVVVFDGVAGVEAQSETVWRQANRYGVPRICFINKMDRTGADFWRCLKMIEDRLKAHHITVVIPINSGETFGGVIDLVTGRAYKEDGDAATPEPVEIPLPESERAQYEAARHQMIERLAEVDDEIMCAYLDGTELTEDQIRAGLRRVTLANKGIPILCGSSFRQKGVKVLLDAVINYLPSPLDTPPVIGVDPRNQEEASRPVTDEAPFSALAFKVVSDPFVGRLVYFRVYSGSINASAGVFNSTRGERERIGRLLVMHANSREEVDKADTGSIIASLGLKSTFTGDTLCDPNHPVVLENITFPEPVVSISIEPKTRADQDKMVDALQKLADEDPTFKVSYNDETGQNIIAGMGELHLDVLVSRMLTEFKVAAKIGQPRVAYRETITGTATGEGRFVRQSGGRGQYGHVKVNIEPLTESTAIEVVDEIRGGTVPKNFVNAAANGIKEAAATGAYAGYPMVGIKVTIYDGSYHDVDSNEMAFKTAGSMALKDVVSKAKPVLLEPVMKMEVVTPEEYMGDIIGDLNSRRGHISSIEPRGDSTVVHAFVPLAETFGYATTIRGISKGRATSSMEFHKYQELPANIAKTVMETEAANK; this is encoded by the coding sequence ATGAGCCAAGATAGAACTTTTCAACTAGATAAAATACGCAACATTGGTATCATTGCCCACATTGACGCCGGCAAGACCACCACGACTGAGCGCGTACTGTTTTATACCGGGCGCACTCACAAAATCGGTAATATTGACGATGGCAATACGGTGATGGACTGGATGCAGCAAGAACGCGAACGCGGCATCACCATTACTTCAGCAGCAACGGCTGCTCATTGGCGCGACTATCGCATCAACATTATTGATACCCCCGGCCACGTTGATTTTACCGCGGAAGTGGAGCGGTCTCTGCGCGTCCTGGACGGCGGCGTGGTTGTGTTTGACGGCGTCGCCGGCGTTGAAGCCCAGTCAGAAACGGTTTGGCGTCAGGCTAACCGCTATGGTGTGCCCCGTATTTGTTTCATTAATAAGATGGATCGTACCGGCGCTGATTTCTGGCGCTGTCTGAAAATGATTGAAGACCGGCTTAAGGCGCATCACATTACGGTGGTTATCCCCATCAACAGCGGTGAAACTTTTGGTGGTGTTATTGATCTGGTCACCGGAAGAGCTTATAAGGAAGATGGCGATGCCGCTACTCCGGAACCGGTAGAGATACCCTTGCCGGAATCCGAACGGGCACAATATGAGGCCGCTCGTCATCAGATGATTGAACGTCTGGCTGAGGTTGATGATGAAATTATGTGTGCCTATCTTGACGGCACAGAGTTAACGGAAGACCAGATCAGGGCTGGTCTTCGCCGGGTCACCCTGGCCAATAAGGGTATTCCTATTTTATGCGGCAGTTCTTTCCGTCAGAAAGGCGTCAAGGTGTTGCTGGATGCCGTAATTAATTATCTGCCCTCGCCGCTTGATACGCCGCCGGTTATCGGTGTTGACCCCCGCAATCAGGAAGAGGCCAGCCGCCCGGTTACCGACGAGGCTCCGTTTTCCGCTTTAGCTTTTAAAGTCGTCTCCGATCCATTTGTCGGTCGTTTGGTTTATTTCCGGGTGTACTCCGGTTCCATTAATGCCAGCGCGGGTGTGTTTAACAGTACTCGCGGGGAACGCGAACGCATCGGCCGGTTGCTGGTAATGCATGCAAATAGCCGCGAAGAAGTTGATAAGGCTGATACCGGTTCTATCATCGCCAGCCTGGGTCTTAAGAGTACTTTTACCGGCGATACGCTTTGTGATCCTAATCACCCGGTTGTACTGGAGAATATTACCTTTCCAGAACCGGTGGTTTCTATTTCCATTGAACCCAAAACCCGCGCCGACCAGGATAAAATGGTAGATGCGCTGCAGAAACTGGCCGATGAAGACCCGACTTTTAAGGTCTCCTACAACGATGAAACCGGTCAGAATATTATCGCCGGTATGGGTGAGCTTCACCTGGACGTTTTGGTCAGCCGCATGCTGACAGAATTTAAGGTAGCGGCCAAAATCGGTCAACCCAGGGTGGCCTATCGGGAAACCATTACCGGTACCGCTACCGGTGAAGGGCGATTTGTCAGACAGTCCGGTGGCCGCGGCCAATACGGTCATGTTAAGGTTAATATTGAGCCGCTGACTGAATCTACCGCCATTGAAGTCGTTGATGAAATTCGCGGTGGTACCGTTCCCAAGAACTTTGTTAACGCTGCCGCCAACGGTATTAAAGAAGCCGCGGCGACCGGAGCTTACGCCGGTTATCCTATGGTCGGCATTAAAGTGACTATTTACGACGGTAGTTACCATGACGTTGACTCCAACGAAATGGCTTTTAAAACTGCCGGTTCCATGGCGCTTAAAGACGTGGTTTCCAAGGCCAAACCGGTTCTGCTGGAACCGGTGATGAAAATGGAAGTAGTAACCCCTGAAGAATACATGGGGGACATTATCGGGGATCTTAATTCCCGCCGCGGTCATATTTCATCCATTGAGCCCCGGGGCGATTCTACGGTGGTTCACGCCTTCGTGCCTCTGGCCGAGACATTCGGTTATGCTACTACTATCCGCGGTATTTCCAAGGGGCGGGCTACTTCATCCATGGAGTTCCACAAGTATCAGGAACTGCCGGCCAATATTGCCAAGACGGTCATGGAGACCGAGGCAGCGAACAAATAG
- the rplE gene encoding 50S ribosomal protein L5, which translates to MAGLKEKYLKEAVPKLREAYGYRNIMEVPHLTKVVVNVGVGKEASSNPKVVETVQADLEAIVGQHTVVTRSKHSIANFKLREGMPVGVKVTLRGRNMYNFLDKLISVVLPRLRDFQGVPKDAFDGRGSYALGLKEQSVFPEIDFSKVDKLRGLEVCIVTSAKTDAESRTLLEGLGMPFAKE; encoded by the coding sequence ATGGCCGGACTCAAAGAAAAATACTTGAAGGAAGCCGTTCCCAAATTGCGGGAAGCCTATGGCTATCGCAATATCATGGAAGTGCCGCATTTGACCAAGGTCGTGGTAAATGTTGGTGTCGGTAAGGAAGCTTCCTCAAATCCCAAAGTTGTTGAAACCGTACAGGCTGACCTGGAGGCTATCGTTGGTCAGCATACCGTAGTGACACGGTCCAAGCATAGCATCGCTAATTTTAAGTTACGCGAAGGGATGCCTGTAGGGGTCAAGGTCACCCTGCGCGGCCGGAATATGTACAATTTTCTGGATAAATTGATCAGTGTTGTGCTGCCGCGTTTGCGGGATTTTCAGGGAGTACCCAAGGATGCCTTTGACGGCCGGGGGAGTTATGCCCTGGGTCTCAAGGAACAATCCGTATTTCCGGAAATTGATTTTTCCAAGGTTGATAAACTGCGTGGGCTTGAGGTCTGTATTGTGACCTCGGCTAAAACGGACGCGGAAAGCCGGACCCTTCTTGAAGGTCTCGGCATGCCGTTCGCGAAGGAATAG
- the rpsG gene encoding 30S ribosomal protein S7: MARRNSSIKKHPVAPDAKYNSLMVAKMINRLMYSGKKSTSERVVYDAMDLIAEQEGKDSVTLVEQAIKNITPLIEVKARRVGGANYQVPVEVRPERAFSLALRWLAKYSRARAGKSMSAKLAAELTDASKGLGSAVKKREETHKMAEANRAFAHYRW; encoded by the coding sequence ATGGCAAGACGAAATTCTAGCATCAAGAAACACCCGGTTGCACCGGATGCAAAATACAACAGCCTGATGGTTGCTAAAATGATCAATCGGCTGATGTACTCTGGCAAAAAGAGCACTTCGGAACGCGTGGTGTATGATGCCATGGACCTGATTGCCGAACAGGAAGGCAAGGACTCAGTGACCCTGGTGGAGCAGGCGATAAAAAATATTACTCCTCTGATTGAAGTTAAGGCTCGCCGGGTCGGCGGTGCCAATTACCAGGTGCCGGTGGAAGTTCGCCCAGAGCGGGCTTTTTCCCTGGCTTTGCGCTGGCTCGCCAAGTATTCTCGGGCCCGTGCCGGTAAATCCATGTCAGCGAAACTGGCCGCCGAGTTGACCGATGCCAGCAAGGGGCTGGGTTCAGCGGTCAAGAAGCGCGAAGAAACCCACAAGATGGCCGAAGCAAACCGTGCCTTCGCTCATTATCGCTGGTAA
- the rpsC gene encoding 30S ribosomal protein S3 has product MGRKVHPYAFRIGAIKGWNSTWYAEKNFSDNLLEDLKIRRAIKKKYTDAGISNIEIERQAAKVTVTVSTARPGIVIGRGGQRVDEMRRFLEEVAGKKIQLNIHEIGQPELDAYLVARSVADQMERRIAYRRAMKQAMFRTRQAGAQGIKIKTSGRLGGVEIARQEEMHNGRVPLHTIRADIDYGFAEANTALGRIGVKVWIYRGDILPEAKAVVEEDFISEAQAAAAAAEAEAAEFEKANEATAGEGEGVTVAVAQPKTRRKSVDTEKEARETKPESEDGAEKPKRRVRKAAEEKTEDA; this is encoded by the coding sequence ATGGGACGCAAGGTTCATCCGTACGCTTTTCGCATCGGCGCCATCAAGGGTTGGAATTCCACCTGGTATGCCGAAAAAAACTTTTCAGACAACCTCCTGGAGGATCTGAAAATCCGGCGGGCGATAAAAAAGAAGTACACTGACGCCGGGATTTCCAACATTGAAATCGAACGACAGGCAGCGAAGGTGACCGTCACCGTTTCTACAGCGAGGCCGGGTATTGTCATCGGTCGAGGCGGTCAGCGTGTTGACGAGATGCGTCGTTTTCTGGAAGAGGTGGCCGGAAAAAAGATTCAACTCAATATCCATGAGATTGGTCAGCCGGAACTTGACGCTTATCTGGTAGCCCGCTCTGTTGCTGATCAGATGGAACGGCGTATCGCTTACCGGCGAGCCATGAAACAGGCGATGTTCCGCACCCGGCAGGCCGGAGCTCAGGGCATCAAGATCAAAACTTCTGGGCGCCTGGGTGGTGTTGAAATTGCCCGGCAGGAAGAAATGCACAACGGACGGGTGCCTTTGCACACCATTCGGGCTGATATTGACTACGGTTTTGCGGAAGCCAACACGGCGCTGGGTCGCATTGGCGTTAAGGTGTGGATCTATCGGGGCGATATTCTGCCCGAAGCCAAGGCAGTTGTGGAAGAGGACTTCATCAGCGAAGCTCAGGCCGCCGCCGCTGCAGCTGAGGCCGAAGCTGCTGAGTTTGAAAAAGCGAACGAAGCCACCGCCGGCGAAGGTGAAGGCGTGACTGTAGCTGTAGCCCAGCCGAAAACCCGTCGCAAGTCTGTTGATACTGAGAAGGAAGCCAGGGAAACTAAGCCTGAGTCGGAAGACGGTGCTGAAAAACCCAAGCGCCGCGTGCGTAAGGCAGCCGAAGAAAAAACCGAAGACGCCTAG
- the rplF gene encoding 50S ribosomal protein L6, producing the protein MSRIGRLPVALPQGVKVTIEGNEVTVTGPKGELKRTFNPDMVITQDDGKLVVARPSDAPDHRALHGLTRSLLANMVQGVNEGYVKGLDIVGVGFRAEKDGENLILRVGYSHTVQIPAVAGVNFTLETPTKLKVSGIDKEKVGQVAAEIRGVRKPDSYKGKGIRYTGEVIKLKPGKAVGKAGK; encoded by the coding sequence ATGTCACGAATTGGAAGATTACCGGTGGCCCTTCCCCAGGGGGTGAAGGTGACCATTGAAGGAAATGAAGTGACCGTAACGGGACCAAAAGGAGAGCTGAAACGCACCTTTAATCCGGATATGGTTATTACACAGGATGACGGCAAACTGGTTGTTGCGCGTCCGTCCGATGCTCCCGATCATCGGGCCTTGCATGGACTGACCCGCTCGCTGCTGGCCAATATGGTTCAGGGCGTCAACGAGGGATACGTCAAAGGATTGGATATTGTCGGGGTCGGTTTCCGGGCTGAGAAAGACGGTGAAAACCTGATTTTACGGGTTGGCTATTCTCATACCGTTCAGATTCCGGCGGTTGCCGGCGTCAATTTTACTTTGGAAACACCTACCAAATTGAAGGTTTCCGGGATTGACAAGGAAAAGGTCGGGCAGGTTGCCGCTGAGATTCGCGGTGTCCGCAAGCCTGACTCCTATAAGGGCAAAGGCATCCGTTATACCGGTGAGGTAATTAAACTAAAACCCGGCAAAGCGGTCGGAAAGGCGGGTAAATAA